One window from the genome of Pedobacter schmidteae encodes:
- a CDS encoding sulfite exporter TauE/SafE family protein: protein MEILAYIASAFIGLSLGLTGGGGSILTVPVMVYMFHIEPLPATSYSLFIVGFTSLAGAYQQHRQKSVQVKTAFLFGLTSVAAVWLTRKFLIPQIPAAIFSWGSFVFTSHMLLMMLFAVLMLAAATAMIKGRKEGACETPEALNIPKLILYGIGIGFTTGLLGAGGGFLLIPTLVVLMRVPMKAAIGTSLLVIALNSLIGFTADIGHFNMNWTLLLTVTALATVGVFAGSMLGKRINSNKLKTGFGWFVLVMGIFILLKELL, encoded by the coding sequence TGGGTTGTCGTTGGGTCTTACTGGGGGCGGTGGCTCCATTTTAACCGTTCCCGTAATGGTGTATATGTTTCACATCGAACCCTTGCCCGCTACCTCTTATTCCTTATTTATTGTTGGTTTTACCAGTCTGGCTGGTGCTTATCAGCAGCACCGGCAAAAATCAGTACAGGTAAAAACGGCTTTTCTGTTCGGTTTAACTTCTGTTGCTGCGGTATGGCTTACCCGAAAATTTCTGATCCCACAAATCCCGGCTGCTATTTTTAGCTGGGGCAGTTTTGTATTTACCTCTCATATGTTGCTCATGATGCTGTTTGCAGTGCTGATGCTGGCTGCCGCAACGGCCATGATCAAGGGACGCAAGGAGGGGGCCTGCGAAACTCCGGAGGCCTTAAATATTCCAAAGCTGATCCTTTATGGCATTGGCATTGGTTTTACCACCGGTTTGCTGGGCGCCGGGGGAGGCTTTTTGTTGATCCCAACCTTGGTGGTACTGATGCGTGTGCCTATGAAAGCGGCCATTGGGACATCGCTGCTGGTTATAGCCTTAAATTCACTGATCGGTTTTACGGCCGACATAGGGCATTTTAACATGAACTGGACTTTGCTGCTTACTGTAACCGCTTTGGCCACAGTAGGGGTTTTTGCCGGTAGTATGCTGGGTAAACGCATCAATAGCAATAAATTAAAAACAGGTTTTGGATGGTTTGTACTGGTTATGGGCATCTTTATCCTGCTGAAAGAACTTTTATAA
- a CDS encoding YeeE/YedE family protein, translating to MANVIEFIRQPWPWYFSGFMIVLIMLMLIFWGKSFGFSSNLRTICAMAGAGKKNSFFQFDWKAQRWNLLFLVGAIIGGWISARFLSNPEALSLSAATVTDLKGLGFSFKGGLNPDELFAVEALTSPKVWLLLLAGGALVGFGSRYAGGCTSGHAISGLSNLQLPSLVAVIGFFIGGLIMTWAIMPLIF from the coding sequence ATGGCAAATGTAATAGAATTCATCAGACAACCCTGGCCCTGGTACTTTTCGGGCTTCATGATTGTTTTGATTATGTTGATGCTGATTTTTTGGGGCAAAAGCTTTGGCTTTTCCTCCAACTTAAGAACCATTTGTGCCATGGCAGGCGCAGGTAAAAAGAACAGCTTTTTCCAGTTCGACTGGAAGGCGCAACGCTGGAACCTGCTTTTCCTGGTGGGCGCAATCATTGGTGGCTGGATTTCGGCCAGGTTTCTGAGTAATCCTGAGGCGCTGAGTTTGTCGGCTGCCACGGTTACAGATCTTAAAGGTTTAGGGTTCAGTTTTAAAGGAGGCTTAAATCCCGACGAGTTATTTGCTGTTGAAGCACTTACAAGCCCCAAGGTATGGCTGTTGCTATTGGCTGGCGGCGCCCTGGTTGGTTTTGGTTCCAGGTACGCTGGTGGATGTACATCAGGCCATGCCATTTCGGGCTTGTCTAATTTGCAGTTGCCTTCGTTAGTTGCCGTTATAGGATTTTTTATAGGTGGTTTAATCATGACCTGGGCCATTATGCCCTTAATTTTTTAA
- a CDS encoding DUF6691 family protein, translating to MKSVKYVLAGILFGIVMAKSEAVSWYRIQEMFRFQSFHMYGIIGTAVVLGVLSVWLIKKLKLKDTEGLPVVFKDKEPAYPRYIIGGVIFGLGWALTGACPGPMFVNLGYGYLAIGIVILGALGGTYLYGLLKNKLPH from the coding sequence ATGAAATCAGTAAAATATGTTTTAGCCGGTATCCTTTTCGGTATTGTAATGGCCAAATCGGAAGCCGTATCCTGGTACCGTATTCAGGAAATGTTTAGGTTCCAGTCTTTCCATATGTATGGAATTATTGGCACTGCGGTAGTGTTGGGCGTGCTTAGCGTGTGGCTCATCAAAAAACTGAAATTAAAAGACACAGAAGGTTTACCGGTGGTATTTAAGGATAAGGAACCTGCTTATCCACGTTATATCATTGGTGGTGTTATTTTTGGATTGGGTTGGGCGTTGACGGGCGCTTGTCCGGGCCCTATGTTTGTAAACCTGGGTTATGGCTATCTGGCTATAGGTATTGTAATTTTGGGCGCCCTGGGAGGTACCTACCTGTATGGTCTGCTAAAAAATAAATTGCCACATTAA
- a CDS encoding rhodanese-like domain-containing protein, with amino-acid sequence MKIEQFQDEYLAHYSYAILSECEQQVVLIDPSRNPKPYYDFAAQHGATIIGVIETHPHADFVSSHLEIHKTTGAKIYSHTLTGVAYPQTPFDGGAELNFGKIKLKSIHTPGHSPDSISIVLEHDGKDVAVFTGDTLFIGDCGRPDLREAAGNIQAKREELARQMYHSLRDQLMTLDDAVLVYPAHGSGSLCGKALSSANSSTIGNEKLSNWSLQEYTEADFVKELNADQPFIPKYFGFDVDLNRKGAEGFSTELAKVKIVDIADVELDKSLMVVDARAAKVFKKGHLPGAINLMQGKKFETWLGSIVDPGERFYLSAADMDTLNDLIARTASIGYEQFIAGAFIAQSGDEVMQELPLDEFKKDPTAFTIVDVRNEGEVKAGLIFKNALAIPLGELRERVTEVPLDKPIVVHCAGGYRSAAGSSIVASALGRKAIVYDLGEAISEFN; translated from the coding sequence ATGAAGATAGAGCAATTTCAGGATGAATACCTGGCGCATTATAGTTATGCCATATTAAGTGAATGTGAACAGCAGGTGGTGCTGATAGACCCTTCGCGGAACCCTAAGCCTTATTACGATTTTGCGGCGCAGCATGGCGCAACCATTATTGGGGTGATTGAAACCCATCCACATGCCGATTTTGTAAGCAGTCACCTTGAAATACACAAAACTACCGGTGCAAAAATCTATTCGCATACTTTAACCGGAGTGGCTTATCCGCAAACGCCTTTTGATGGAGGTGCGGAGCTGAATTTTGGCAAGATAAAATTAAAAAGTATACATACACCCGGGCATTCGCCCGACAGCATATCTATTGTGCTGGAGCATGATGGTAAAGATGTGGCCGTGTTTACGGGCGATACCTTGTTTATTGGCGATTGTGGCAGACCTGATTTGAGGGAAGCTGCAGGGAATATTCAGGCAAAAAGAGAAGAACTGGCCAGGCAGATGTATCATTCGTTGAGAGATCAATTGATGACACTTGACGATGCGGTATTGGTGTATCCTGCACACGGTTCGGGTTCCTTATGTGGTAAGGCGCTAAGTAGCGCAAATTCCAGTACCATTGGCAACGAAAAGTTGAGCAACTGGTCGTTGCAGGAATATACCGAAGCTGATTTTGTGAAGGAGCTGAACGCCGATCAACCTTTTATTCCTAAATACTTTGGTTTTGATGTAGACCTGAACCGCAAAGGCGCTGAGGGTTTTTCTACAGAATTGGCCAAAGTGAAAATTGTGGATATTGCTGATGTGGAATTGGATAAGAGCTTGATGGTTGTTGATGCAAGGGCTGCTAAAGTTTTTAAAAAAGGACATTTGCCCGGAGCCATTAATTTGATGCAGGGTAAAAAGTTTGAAACCTGGTTGGGTAGCATTGTTGATCCGGGAGAACGTTTTTACCTCTCGGCAGCCGATATGGATACACTAAATGATTTGATTGCCCGTACGGCAAGTATCGGTTATGAGCAGTTTATTGCAGGTGCTTTTATTGCACAGAGCGGTGATGAAGTGATGCAGGAATTGCCTCTGGATGAGTTTAAAAAAGACCCGACGGCATTTACCATTGTAGACGTGAGAAATGAAGGTGAGGTAAAGGCTGGTTTGATATTTAAAAATGCACTTGCAATTCCGCTGGGCGAATTAAGGGAGCGTGTAACGGAGGTTCCATTGGATAAACCGATTGTGGTGCATTGTGCCGGTGGGTACCGTAGTGCAGCGGGTAGCAGCATTGTGGCCAGCGCCTTAGGTCGTAAAGCCATTGTTTACGACCTTGGCGAAGCGATTAGTGAATTTAACTAA
- a CDS encoding ROK family protein — protein MGKTFFEELNSENITGVAYKNVSLKKNVLSYFANIGNATIADLCKELNLSAPKVTALLADLIQDGLIKDYGKIDSTGGRKPNLYGLVPDSAFFIGVDIKQNHINIGLSDLQKNLIKVSEKLPYKLDNNKESLEALCALINDFIKELSTPKEKILGIGINLSGRINYTTGYSYSFFYFNEEPLTKILESKVGIRVFLENDSKSMAYGEFSAGVVAGEKNVLFLNLDHGIGLGILVNGQLYYGKSGYSGEFGHIPLFNNEIICHCGKKGCLETEASGWALTRMFKERLQEGSSSILTQNNINPDELKMEDIIHAANNDDVLAIELVAKIGENLGRGIALLINLFNPELVILGGSLAATEEYIRLPIKSAINKYSLSLVNQDTVLKMSKLGERAGLIGACLLVRNRLLSLS, from the coding sequence ATGGGAAAAACTTTTTTTGAAGAATTAAACAGTGAAAACATTACTGGTGTTGCGTATAAAAATGTTAGCCTTAAAAAAAATGTGCTCAGCTATTTTGCCAACATAGGCAATGCAACCATTGCAGACCTTTGTAAAGAATTAAACCTTAGCGCTCCCAAAGTTACCGCACTCCTGGCCGACCTGATACAGGATGGCCTGATTAAAGACTATGGAAAAATAGACTCCACCGGAGGTCGTAAACCTAATTTATATGGGCTGGTACCCGATTCCGCATTCTTTATCGGAGTGGACATTAAACAGAACCACATCAACATTGGCTTGTCAGACCTGCAGAAAAACCTGATCAAAGTATCCGAAAAGCTGCCTTACAAACTAGACAACAATAAAGAGTCGCTGGAAGCCCTGTGTGCACTGATCAATGATTTCATCAAAGAACTGAGTACACCGAAAGAAAAAATACTGGGCATCGGCATCAACTTATCCGGCCGCATCAACTATACTACCGGATACAGCTATAGCTTCTTCTATTTCAACGAAGAACCATTAACAAAAATATTAGAATCCAAGGTAGGCATCCGGGTTTTCCTAGAAAACGATTCCAAGTCGATGGCCTATGGCGAATTCTCGGCCGGCGTAGTTGCCGGAGAAAAAAACGTATTGTTCCTGAACCTGGACCATGGTATTGGTCTGGGCATATTGGTAAACGGGCAACTGTATTATGGCAAATCGGGCTATTCCGGCGAGTTTGGCCATATCCCTTTGTTCAACAACGAAATCATTTGTCACTGCGGAAAAAAAGGCTGCCTGGAAACAGAAGCATCAGGCTGGGCGCTAACCCGCATGTTTAAAGAACGCCTGCAGGAAGGTTCCTCTTCTATCCTGACACAAAACAACATCAACCCAGACGAGCTGAAAATGGAAGACATCATCCATGCAGCCAACAACGACGATGTGCTGGCCATAGAGCTGGTGGCCAAAATAGGCGAAAACCTGGGCCGCGGCATTGCCCTGCTCATTAACTTATTTAACCCCGAACTGGTGATATTAGGAGGAAGCCTTGCTGCAACTGAAGAATACATCAGGCTTCCTATAAAAAGTGCCATCAACAAATACTCGCTAAGTCTGGTAAACCAGGATACGGTATTAAAAATGTCGAAACTAGGCGAACGCGCCGGACTTATCGGCGCCTGTTTACTGGTACGAAACCGCCTGTTGTCACTTAGTTAA
- a CDS encoding sugar MFS transporter, whose translation MANFSSQNVAVVSADAKLSYVPALMSLAVLYFMMGFITCLNDTLVPFFKNSFTLTYAQSSLVQFYFFLTYGVVSIPAGKIVERIGYKNGMVAGFCVAALGAALFFPAAILHQYYIFLAALFVLAVGVVLLQVAANPYITVLGPAKTASSRFTLIQGVGSLGTTVAPIFGAHFILSGLTGQQAASSDAVRYPYLGITALLLCIAAVVYVLKLPEIKGGQDIGADEAVENKGGVLGFRNLRLGILAIFFYVGAEVSIGTFLTNYIADILRIGEASANTYVAFYWGSMIVGRLLGAVVLNYLKAANVLVFCAVAAITVVGLSLTASGYVAVWLMIAAGLFNSVMFAVIFSLAVDGLGKYTTQASGWLSTAIAGGAIISYSQGLLIDHYNWTIAFLLPLLCYLYIVFYGVNGYKTK comes from the coding sequence ATGGCGAATTTTAGTTCACAAAATGTTGCGGTGGTATCTGCAGATGCAAAGCTGAGTTATGTGCCTGCTTTAATGTCCCTGGCGGTGCTTTATTTTATGATGGGTTTTATTACCTGCTTAAATGATACGCTGGTTCCTTTTTTTAAAAATAGTTTTACCCTCACTTATGCGCAATCCTCGTTGGTGCAGTTTTATTTTTTTCTGACCTATGGTGTGGTATCTATTCCGGCAGGGAAAATTGTAGAAAGGATCGGTTATAAAAATGGAATGGTAGCTGGCTTTTGTGTTGCGGCTTTGGGGGCGGCCTTGTTTTTTCCGGCTGCCATATTGCATCAATATTATATTTTTCTGGCGGCCTTGTTTGTGCTTGCTGTTGGGGTTGTACTGTTGCAGGTGGCGGCCAATCCTTATATTACCGTTTTGGGACCTGCTAAAACGGCTTCTTCCAGGTTTACGCTCATTCAGGGGGTAGGGTCATTGGGTACTACTGTTGCGCCTATTTTTGGTGCGCATTTTATTCTTTCGGGCTTAACAGGGCAACAGGCTGCTTCGTCTGATGCGGTACGGTATCCTTACCTGGGGATTACCGCTTTGTTGTTGTGTATAGCTGCGGTGGTGTATGTTTTAAAACTGCCTGAAATTAAAGGCGGACAGGACATAGGGGCTGATGAAGCTGTAGAAAATAAAGGAGGGGTGCTGGGTTTCAGGAACCTACGTTTAGGTATACTGGCTATTTTCTTTTACGTAGGTGCTGAGGTTTCTATCGGTACATTTCTAACCAATTATATTGCGGATATTTTAAGAATTGGCGAGGCTTCAGCCAATACGTATGTGGCATTTTACTGGGGCAGCATGATTGTAGGGCGCTTGTTGGGGGCAGTCGTATTAAATTACCTTAAAGCTGCCAATGTACTTGTTTTTTGTGCTGTTGCGGCAATTACTGTGGTGGGACTTTCGCTGACTGCCAGTGGTTATGTTGCGGTATGGCTGATGATTGCGGCGGGGTTGTTCAACTCGGTGATGTTTGCAGTGATATTCTCATTGGCTGTTGATGGCCTGGGTAAATATACTACGCAGGCCTCAGGCTGGTTGTCGACAGCTATTGCCGGCGGGGCCATTATATCTTATAGTCAGGGTTTACTGATTGATCATTACAACTGGACTATCGCTTTCCTGTTGCCGCTGTTGTGCTACCTGTATATCGTTTTTTATGGAGTTAATGGCTATAAAACTAAATAA
- a CDS encoding TonB-dependent receptor, with translation MFKFLLKKIHRKIPLLLLATALFSEADAQTFKLKGQVVDPKGGSLPGVSVQLKDGKAGTVTNNEGQFELNAPVATGVLVFKYIGYTTKELTANSNAALRVVLEEANEQLGEVVVVGYGTQKKVTLTGSVSVIDGKSLTNRQVGSASLALQGAAPGVTIRQQSGVPGGDGGVISIRGVGSINAGSNPLVLVDNVEMSLDAIDPNSIESISVLKDAAASAVYGSRAANGVILVTTKRGASGVKVSYSGYVTKQEATDLPVKVNGLDHMKLWDVAQVNAGLPPAFTQQIADYERLGPDNFARFNTDWKKLVLTNNGMMQNHNLNISAGTDKIKMFASGGYLKQNGLTATTDFNRKDLRFNTDITLTRNLSASMDLVLNKSERTWPGNNTAPGIIRYMLGLPAVAPGRFDGGQWGEGWSNTNPAAQAEDGGFDKTFGDSRIISGTLTYKPLEGLELLANYSSNAAEQHNRKLQGQYDIYVPDLANNKLNFARVWPANNGLFDNTSKSDRNLFRVQATYSKAFGDHEVKILGGFSTETFNTSFVNAFRQNLISEDLPYLNLGDAIGQTLSGGASELNMASAYSRINYNYKEKYLLELNGRFDASSRFIKENWWKLFPSMSAGWRISNEEFWSNLKSKVNEAKLRVSYGELGNQAIRRGGVEDYYPAIATYNGGFPYYFNNVINNGYAINTAANPYIQWETSKVLDIGADFGFLNNRLTVTADYFRRDVGNMLMPDVIPNYVGLTNAPFINVGTMRNSGWELGLTWKDKVSDFSYQVTANISDVKNKLTNLNSKEYISGALITREGYAYNSYYGYIADGLFQSDAEVGAGPFHFANTKAGDIRYKDISGPNGAPDNKIDAYDRAIIGNSFPRYEYSFNLAAQFKGFDFTAFLQGVGKMDNYLSGTGSQPFYSANFQGSIFDYQTDYWSPENKGAAYPRLLPNSIANNYVTSSFWMRSGAYLRLKNVVLGYTLPKKISDQLKLGSARLYVSGQNLATWSKFFPGFDPEQKDTAGEFYPIMRTYTVGLNVNF, from the coding sequence ATGTTTAAATTTTTACTCAAAAAAATTCATCGAAAAATACCTTTGCTGTTGCTGGCAACTGCGCTTTTTTCTGAGGCTGATGCCCAAACATTTAAGTTGAAGGGGCAGGTTGTCGACCCGAAAGGTGGCTCGCTGCCCGGTGTAAGTGTGCAGTTGAAAGATGGAAAAGCTGGTACGGTAACCAATAATGAGGGACAGTTTGAATTGAATGCTCCGGTGGCTACGGGTGTGCTGGTGTTTAAATATATTGGTTACACCACTAAGGAACTGACTGCAAACAGTAACGCTGCATTGAGGGTGGTATTGGAAGAAGCCAATGAGCAGCTGGGCGAAGTGGTTGTGGTGGGTTATGGTACACAAAAGAAAGTAACGCTAACAGGTTCGGTATCAGTTATTGATGGCAAGTCGCTGACTAACCGCCAGGTAGGTTCTGCTTCATTGGCTTTGCAGGGCGCTGCCCCGGGGGTAACCATCAGGCAGCAATCGGGGGTGCCCGGTGGTGATGGCGGTGTGATCAGCATCAGGGGTGTAGGTTCTATCAATGCCGGGTCTAATCCTTTGGTGTTGGTAGATAATGTGGAGATGAGCCTGGATGCCATTGATCCGAACAGTATTGAGAGTATTTCGGTATTGAAAGATGCAGCTGCATCGGCGGTATATGGTTCGAGGGCGGCAAACGGGGTAATTTTGGTGACCACCAAAAGAGGTGCTAGCGGTGTAAAGGTTAGTTATAGCGGTTATGTAACCAAACAGGAGGCTACCGATTTGCCGGTAAAGGTTAATGGTTTGGATCATATGAAGCTGTGGGATGTGGCACAGGTAAACGCCGGTTTGCCGCCTGCATTTACTCAGCAGATTGCAGATTATGAGCGCCTGGGGCCTGATAATTTTGCCAGGTTTAATACGGACTGGAAAAAATTGGTGCTTACCAATAATGGGATGATGCAGAATCATAACCTGAATATTTCGGCCGGAACAGATAAAATTAAAATGTTTGCTTCGGGTGGTTATCTGAAACAGAATGGTTTGACGGCCACGACTGACTTTAACAGAAAAGACCTGCGTTTTAATACGGATATTACATTAACCCGTAATTTATCAGCTTCGATGGATCTGGTGCTGAATAAATCAGAACGTACATGGCCTGGTAACAATACGGCGCCGGGTATCATCAGGTATATGCTGGGGTTGCCAGCTGTAGCACCGGGGAGATTTGATGGTGGACAATGGGGTGAAGGTTGGTCTAATACCAATCCTGCTGCTCAGGCAGAAGATGGAGGTTTTGATAAAACCTTTGGCGACTCCCGGATTATTAGTGGTACTTTAACTTATAAACCCTTAGAGGGTTTGGAACTGTTGGCTAATTATAGTTCCAATGCTGCCGAACAGCACAATAGGAAACTACAAGGACAATATGATATTTACGTGCCCGATCTGGCCAATAATAAGCTGAATTTTGCGCGGGTATGGCCGGCTAATAATGGGCTTTTCGACAATACAAGTAAGTCTGATCGGAATCTTTTCCGGGTGCAGGCTACCTATTCGAAAGCTTTTGGTGATCATGAGGTCAAAATATTGGGTGGTTTTTCAACGGAAACTTTTAACACCAGTTTTGTTAATGCATTCCGTCAGAACCTGATATCTGAAGATTTGCCTTATCTGAACCTGGGGGATGCTATCGGGCAAACCTTGTCGGGTGGTGCTTCAGAGTTGAACATGGCTTCGGCATATAGCAGGATCAATTATAACTATAAAGAGAAGTATTTGCTGGAACTGAACGGGCGTTTTGATGCTTCTTCGCGTTTTATTAAAGAAAATTGGTGGAAGTTGTTTCCTTCTATGTCGGCAGGATGGAGGATTTCTAATGAGGAATTCTGGAGTAATTTGAAAAGTAAAGTTAATGAGGCTAAGCTTAGGGTGTCTTATGGTGAATTGGGTAATCAAGCGATCAGAAGAGGAGGGGTAGAGGATTATTATCCGGCAATTGCAACTTATAATGGTGGATTTCCTTATTATTTTAATAATGTGATCAATAATGGTTATGCCATTAATACTGCTGCAAATCCTTATATCCAATGGGAAACTTCGAAAGTGCTGGATATTGGTGCTGATTTTGGATTTTTGAACAACAGGCTGACGGTAACTGCCGATTATTTTAGAAGAGATGTGGGAAATATGTTGATGCCGGATGTGATTCCTAATTATGTGGGTTTAACTAATGCGCCGTTTATCAATGTGGGTACCATGCGCAATAGTGGTTGGGAGCTGGGCCTGACCTGGAAAGATAAGGTCAGTGATTTTAGTTACCAGGTAACGGCTAATATTTCGGATGTAAAAAATAAGTTGACCAACTTAAATAGCAAGGAATATATATCCGGAGCGCTGATTACCCGCGAAGGTTATGCTTACAATTCGTATTATGGATACATTGCCGACGGCTTGTTTCAATCGGATGCTGAAGTAGGTGCCGGACCTTTCCATTTTGCCAATACCAAAGCAGGTGATATCCGTTATAAAGATATCAGCGGACCGAATGGTGCGCCTGATAATAAAATTGATGCGTATGACCGTGCGATTATCGGAAATTCTTTTCCACGTTACGAGTATAGCTTTAACCTGGCTGCACAATTTAAGGGGTTTGATTTTACTGCCTTTTTGCAAGGTGTAGGTAAGATGGATAACTATTTGTCGGGTACAGGATCGCAGCCTTTTTATTCTGCGAATTTTCAGGGTTCGATATTTGACTACCAGACAGATTATTGGAGTCCGGAAAATAAGGGAGCGGCCTATCCACGTTTATTGCCAAACAGTATTGCCAACAACTATGTTACGTCTTCTTTCTGGATGCGTTCGGGTGCTTACCTGAGGTTGAAAAATGTGGTGTTGGGTTATACTTTGCCAAAAAAAATCAGCGATCAATTAAAGCTGGGTTCGGCCAGATTGTATGTGAGTGGACAGAATTTGGCTACCTGGAGTAAATTTTTCCCTGGATTTGATCCGGAACAAAAGGATACGGCGGGTGAGTTTTATCCAATCATGAGGACTTATACAGTGGGGTTAAACGTAAATTTTTAA
- a CDS encoding RagB/SusD family nutrient uptake outer membrane protein: MKNRILYIAALVGGMTGLAGCQKFLDTNPLDAPTTNTFVTNEKEINVSLTAIYRAVNWDQGIVPYQPMTEGWTDIAILRANDLGEGTFDTYNAHPANLWKYAYLQIQRANTLLTGMELIKDKVPAANFNRMQAETRVLRAWAYHYLVFLFGDVPLITKPLEFNEYKTQVRAPKAEVIDFIYKELDSAAPMLNWAPFERGRVSRAVAMGLKARTALFNKDYDVAATAAKSVIDNAGLSLNPKFQDLFTRSGQKPNAGGEIMFEVLYTDADVNSITYLALGSASRSAGGQSGRFPAQRLVDMFEAKDGKRIDESAVYNPQKPREKRDLRLKYTVAMPGDTVTMNQTTFVYDIYKNTTSFLNADGSWSVKTNADFDNAFGPAKSGVGYLWTKYTMTDENVFVSKVSFILMRYSEILLTYAEAKIEGNKVDATVKDAINLVRLRAKQPAVPVAIEADQNELRKVIRRERVAELALEGFRWFDIRRWGIASVVMPGKVVGISKSATTLPPIPNFKGSAVNDVNSIPDYTTQLDLRFTRETRFWFPKLNLMPIPQAERDIATGLGQNLDW, translated from the coding sequence ATGAAGAACAGAATTTTATATATAGCTGCATTGGTTGGAGGTATGACTGGTTTGGCTGGCTGCCAGAAGTTTCTGGATACCAATCCGCTTGACGCGCCAACAACCAATACTTTTGTAACCAATGAAAAAGAAATCAATGTATCGTTGACTGCCATATACAGGGCGGTAAACTGGGATCAGGGGATTGTGCCTTATCAGCCGATGACCGAAGGTTGGACGGATATTGCCATTTTAAGGGCTAATGATTTGGGTGAGGGTACTTTTGATACGTATAATGCGCATCCGGCCAATTTGTGGAAGTATGCTTATCTACAGATTCAGCGTGCAAATACCTTGTTGACGGGGATGGAGTTGATAAAAGATAAGGTGCCGGCGGCCAACTTTAATAGGATGCAGGCAGAAACGCGTGTGCTGCGTGCCTGGGCTTATCATTACCTGGTTTTTCTGTTTGGTGATGTGCCTTTAATTACCAAACCGCTGGAGTTTAATGAGTATAAAACCCAGGTGCGTGCGCCTAAGGCCGAGGTTATTGATTTTATTTATAAAGAACTGGATTCTGCGGCACCGATGCTAAACTGGGCGCCATTTGAGCGCGGAAGGGTAAGCAGGGCGGTAGCTATGGGTTTAAAAGCCCGGACGGCTTTATTCAATAAAGATTATGATGTGGCGGCTACTGCTGCAAAATCAGTGATCGATAATGCGGGTTTGTCGCTAAATCCTAAGTTTCAGGATTTATTTACCCGAAGCGGACAAAAGCCAAATGCCGGAGGTGAGATCATGTTTGAGGTATTGTATACTGATGCAGATGTGAATTCAATTACCTATCTGGCTTTGGGAAGTGCTTCCAGATCGGCCGGAGGGCAGTCGGGGCGGTTTCCTGCGCAAAGATTGGTGGATATGTTTGAGGCTAAAGACGGAAAACGGATTGATGAATCAGCGGTATATAATCCACAGAAACCACGTGAAAAAAGAGATTTGCGTTTGAAGTATACAGTTGCCATGCCAGGTGATACGGTAACAATGAACCAGACTACTTTTGTATATGACATCTATAAAAATACCACTTCCTTTTTGAATGCAGATGGCAGTTGGTCGGTAAAAACCAATGCTGATTTTGATAATGCTTTTGGCCCTGCAAAAAGCGGTGTTGGTTACCTGTGGACCAAGTATACGATGACGGATGAGAATGTTTTTGTGTCTAAGGTGAGTTTTATATTGATGCGCTATTCTGAAATTTTGTTAACTTATGCCGAGGCTAAAATTGAAGGTAATAAGGTGGATGCGACGGTGAAAGATGCGATAAATCTGGTGAGGCTGCGGGCTAAGCAGCCGGCAGTGCCTGTGGCGATTGAGGCTGATCAGAATGAATTGCGTAAGGTGATCAGGAGAGAGCGTGTTGCGGAGTTGGCATTGGAAGGGTTCAGGTGGTTTGATATTCGCCGCTGGGGTATTGCATCGGTAGTGATGCCAGGTAAGGTGGTTGGTATTTCCAAATCGGCAACGACTTTACCGCCAATACCGAATTTTAAAGGCTCGGCAGTGAATGATGTGAATAGCATTCCTGATTATACCACGCAGCTGGACTTGAGGTTTACCCGGGAAACCCGTTTTTGGTTTCCTAAGTTAAATTTAATGCCGATTCCACAAGCAGAGCGTGATATAGCTACCGGACTTGGACAAAATTTAGACTGGTAG